Genomic DNA from Oreochromis aureus strain Israel breed Guangdong linkage group 13, ZZ_aureus, whole genome shotgun sequence:
GATTTGTGTACAAGCCTAGTATGATGAAGCACTTGGCTGATCACTTACATTTAGCCTGGGAAAAGGCTCTGATGTAGACTGGGCACACATTTGATTGCCGTGTTCTGAATGGCAGAGGAGAGCAGGAAGCCAACCTGGCAAACATGGCACTGAAAGTTCAGGACCACTGTGATGAGCACAGAAAGCAATGCATGGTTAGTCTAACAATGGAATAGCgtcaaattaattaaataagcaGCTTCTGGGTAAAACAAACAGGCTTTACGCCAACGTTTTAAATCGATATATGGAGTTTTGCTGTCGCTTGAAAGCTCTGCATCATGTGTCTTCTTCTTATCAGTGTTATGCGATATTTGGACTTGACACACTGACCCATTAAAGATTGTTTTGCACTAAGTTAGcttagaaaaatacaagcaaTAATAGGCAGGGCAATAGACTGGGCGCTTTTCACTTGTATAACCTGTAATACATATGAACTAACTGCAGTTTGCATGGTAGTTTATCAGACTATAGCAGCTACGTGTCGAGTACTTCTGTCAAAACATACCTAGgttagctaatgttagctagcTTTAGCTGTTATGAGCTGCCTCACTTGCCTCGGTTTTCGACAGAACAGGCGGAAGAGATTTTTTATAAAAGACTCCTTACCCAGCGAGATGGAGACCTGGAAAGCCAACCACAGCTACACTTGTAAGTGAACGGCGAAATGAAGTCAGAATCGCAGCGCTTCACTGCCACATCCACAGCCCACGTTGTGTGGGAAGTGCCGAAATGCTATTCACAAACGACCGGTACGTAAAATATCAGGAAACTTCAATGGCTTAAGACGTTGGCTTACGCAAGAAAATTTTAACGTAGgcatgaattttattttattttttgtgagtGAGCACGGGTTGCACAAATACAGAGACACTTCACGCTGAAACGAAGATTAGGTTGTGTAAAGAGTGCAGAACAGTTTTATCAgcctacatatatatatatttaaaagcaCCATCTACATCACAGAGAATGCAGGCTTTtgcaatatatatattatgctattattgttatttataatTACAAGTAATAGTCATATATTAAAAAGTAAATGTCGTTTCTTCTACGGACAATATAACATCGcaataacatatttttttaaagggaaatATTTTGTAATGTAATTCTGACAACAACAAGCGCGACTGTAAACAACGAATATCGCTGTTTTCGAAATTATATcttgacaaaataaaacaagcttCGCTTAGGTACCCACGTGACTTCCGGGCGACTTCCCGGTTCTTTTTACACCCGGAAGAGCAAGCGTCCTATGAGATCTCAAGTTGAGATTACTTAATCACACACCTGTGCTCAAACGAAAGAAATTTCACACTAAATTGATTCCATTCCAAATTGATTCCTGTCATTTTTTTATTAGATGACCCTGCATTTTGGACTGTTGACTTGTAAATTAATCAATTTCTTTGAAACTGTGCCATTAATTTGTGTGCCAACCATTTGAACCTGCTAgtgaagcaaaaaaacaaaacaaacagtctTCAGTAATGTGACACTAAAGGCACGTGAGTGGCGTGTGTGCATGCCAGGACAGACCTGTGAAACATTAATGAGCAGGACAGTCAGAAGCACAGTGCACAATGAGCCACCACAACAGCTGTACACAGAGCTATGGGGACCATGGAGGAAACTTTGAAGTGTCCTGTGTGCCAGGATTTCTTCATTGATCCTGTGACGCTGCAGTGCGGACATGACTTCTGCCTCACCTGTATACAGGCTGTCTGGGAAACCGATCTGTCTGATGAGGGGCCTTTCTTCTGCCCAGAGTGTCAGATATTTCTCCCCTCTGACCTCACTCTGAAGGTAAATGCAGACCTTCAGACCAAAGTAAAGGACTTCACCACTAAGACGCTGtcagcagcagagcagcaagCAGCAGCTTCAACTAGTGAAACTAAATCATCATCAGctatctgctgtgaccagtgCATAGAGATGCCATCAGTAGCCATAAGAACCTGCCTGACTTGCGATGCTTCGCTGTGCCAGGCTCACGCCCTGCTCCACCAACAGAGGTCTGCTCTAAGGGAGCACACAGTGGTGGAGGTGACCAGTGATCCACTGTCTCTGAAGTGCAGGGAGCACCGCGATGAGCTTAAGCTCTTCTGTATGGAGGAAAAGGTAcctgtgtgctgtttgtgtgtcctgGTTGGCACGCACAAACATCACAAAGCCTCTCAACTGCACGAAGCCAAAGCAGACTTTAAGGTGATTGTTATAATCTCTTTTCATTACTTGTGAggaatatttatctattttctctcctgttgtttttttattttttgtttgtttggttggcgttttttggtttgcttgtttgttttaccaGAGGCATGTTGTATTTCTGTCTCTAGAGTATGCTTGAGACCACAATGAACCAACTACTAAAGAGGAGAAGTGAAGCCGAACATGCCATCAAAGACCTGGAGTCACTGTATACACAAACAGTGGTACAGCAAATACAGAAGTCACACTCTTAAATTGCTTAACTTTTTTAATTGACGGAAGCCATTCTTGTTTGTCTATCAATGCATTTATCTTATAGacctctgctgcagagtttagAGAGAGAATCTCCGACAAGTACAGCAGAATCCACGTCGTGCTGAATGGCGATGAGCGTCTGATGATGCAGATTATAGACGCAGAGGAGACATGCATGACAGAGTGGCTGGAGGCCCAGAGGAGCATCGTAGAGGCTCAGATCAAAGAGATAGATGCATTCAGAGCCTCCAGCAAATCCCTTCTCCAGGAAACCAATGATCTCCGGTTCCTGCAGGTAGGTTTACATGATCACTTACCTTGACCAAAAGTGTAGCACAAATATAGCTcaaatgtttcctgttgtttttaaacagcAAATCACATCACAGAATCTTTGGTGAGTATATTGCTGAGTCCAGTTTGTAACCTGAAATTGCCCAAGCTTTACGCTGCTCCAAATCATTATTCACTGAGCCTTCCTGTgctatgatttttatttttatttgcagtgATCCCTTGGATTTTGCTCCAATCCGAGAAGTAAACAGAGACCTCTGTGACCCTGAGAAGCTGAGAACAGTAGAGAGGCTGGTGGATGAACTCTCGGTGGCTCTGTCACAACATTTTCCACGAATGTGGTCATGTTAgtaaagcttttttcctttgacattcTAAATCCAACTCTCATTATCATTATAACTGTGTACTaagtaaatatttatatttgcagACTTAAGTTCTCCTGTTCTAGACTTCAAAACAGCTCATCCAAAGCTGGAGTTATCCCAAGACAGAAAACAAGTTTACTGGAGGCGCCAACCTTTCGGTGAAGGACAGAGCCCTCAGCCATATGACTCACAGTATAGCGTCCTTGCTCAGGAGAGTTTTACAGGTGGCCAGCACTACTGGGAAGTCATTGTCCAAGACAAGCCCTTCTGGATGATAGGTGTGACCACGGGGTCAGTCGATAAAAAAGCCAGTTTAAGCCAGAGTTCTTCCAGTCTGGGTGTAAATAACACATCTTGGTGCATCTACTATGGAGACGGACAGTACCTGGCGTGCCACGATACTCAGGAAAAGCAGCTGTCAGTTGGAAAGAGAGTCAGAAAGCTAGGCATACTTGCAAACCTCCAGAAGGGGGAGCTGTCATTCTATGATGCCGACGCTATGAGGCTGCTTCACTCCTTCTGTGTGCAGTGGACAGAACCGCTCTATCCCATTTTTAACCCATGCATTGATATGAACGGAGTCAACACACAGCCTCTTACCTTGTTTTGGATAAAGGACCCCTGGGATTGGCATACACGTGAGGAGAAAAGTGAACTCACAGGAACCATTTAACTGCCTCTGTGGGATGCAGAGTCActgatcaaataattattttaagtgtaatttTCCATTTGTGCTCACATGAAATTACATTGTGCAAATGTCCAACGTATCTAGGTTGTCAAAAATATTGACTACCACCAAGTTTCCGTGATTGGCTTTGACTCTGGTAAAGCTACAACGGCATTCAACGAATATACCTACCTCTAACTTCTTGCTAAAATTAGGTTATATGATAATATATGAGAAGACACATCTGCAGACATATCCGCACCGTGACTTTATAATATCAAGACTAAAGTTACGTAATCATTGCAGCACTGCCGTTTCTGCAGTTGACATGTAAGCTAAATATTTCATTAAGTGGTATCAGGTTCAAACAGTGCATTTGTTCTGTGGCAAAGTCGATCTCTTTCTGCAGCTTAGCAGCTCTCATGTGTGCCTTGATGCAGTTCATAAAGTAAATGACCCGTGTGTAAACTGCTGGTTTGTTCTTTGTGCAACCGTCCTCTCAGCTCATCAGACCATGGAGGACATGCATGCCTTTAGTCTCACATGTCAATGGCCTACAGAGTTGTTGCCCTGCAGCAAACAATACACTGAGGTCAAATAACACGAACAGTAATGCTATATGTCTAGAAAAGATCAAGACACTTTACAGTCTGATTTACACAATTCTTTGTGCATCACGCTTTTGctcattgtaaataaataaatacctttctgcagaagaagaagaagtctgAAAGTTCACATTCAACacaattagaaaatataactctctctttttttgtaaacagtAACATTATGCACCCATCACAGGGTTTTGCTGCAAGTTCAGCCACCCTAGGGCTTGGTGAGGACATACAGGAACAACACAGCACATCAGAAAGAAGAAGCATTTATTTGCATCATGTGATAATTCTGCCACAACTTTAGGacattttcagttcagtgatGCAACTTGCCCCATTTTCCAGGGGAAACATGGTATAGCTACTTATATTgtgagattttcttttccattctttgtttctttcttgcATTCCACACATATACAGCCACTGAAACACACTGTGCTTAATTAAAAAGACAATTCAAGCCTTTGG
This window encodes:
- the LOC120443313 gene encoding E3 ubiquitin-protein ligase TRIM39-like isoform X2; the protein is MGTMEETLKCPVCQDFFIDPVTLQCGHDFCLTCIQAVWETDLSDEGPFFCPECQIFLPSDLTLKVNADLQTKVKDFTTKTLSAAEQQAAASTSETKSSSAICCDQCIEMPSVAIRTCLTCDASLCQAHALLHQQRSALREHTVVEVTSDPLSLKCREHRDELKLFCMEEKVPVCCLCVLVGTHKHHKASQLHEAKADFKSMLETTMNQLLKRRSEAEHAIKDLESLYTQTVTSAAEFRERISDKYSRIHVVLNGDERLMMQIIDAEETCMTEWLEAQRSIVEAQIKEIDAFRASSKSLLQETNDLRFLQQITSQNLCDPLDFAPIREVNRDLCDPEKLRTVERLVDELSVALSQHFPRMWSYFKTAHPKLELSQDRKQVYWRRQPFGEGQSPQPYDSQYSVLAQESFTGGQHYWEVIVQDKPFWMIGVTTGSVDKKASLSQSSSSLGVNNTSWCIYYGDGQYLACHDTQEKQLSVGKRVRKLGILANLQKGELSFYDADAMRLLHSFCVQWTEPLYPIFNPCIDMNGVNTQPLTLFWIKDPWDWHTREEKSELTGTI
- the LOC120443313 gene encoding E3 ubiquitin-protein ligase TRIM39-like isoform X1, with the protein product MGTMEETLKCPVCQDFFIDPVTLQCGHDFCLTCIQAVWETDLSDEGPFFCPECQIFLPSDLTLKVNADLQTKVKDFTTKTLSAAEQQAAASTSETKSSSAICCDQCIEMPSVAIRTCLTCDASLCQAHALLHQQRSALREHTVVEVTSDPLSLKCREHRDELKLFCMEEKVPVCCLCVLVGTHKHHKASQLHEAKADFKSMLETTMNQLLKRRSEAEHAIKDLESLYTQTVTSAAEFRERISDKYSRIHVVLNGDERLMMQIIDAEETCMTEWLEAQRSIVEAQIKEIDAFRASSKSLLQETNDLRFLQQITSQNLCDPLDFAPIREVNRDLCDPEKLRTVERLVDELSVALSQHFPRMWSYLSSPVLDFKTAHPKLELSQDRKQVYWRRQPFGEGQSPQPYDSQYSVLAQESFTGGQHYWEVIVQDKPFWMIGVTTGSVDKKASLSQSSSSLGVNNTSWCIYYGDGQYLACHDTQEKQLSVGKRVRKLGILANLQKGELSFYDADAMRLLHSFCVQWTEPLYPIFNPCIDMNGVNTQPLTLFWIKDPWDWHTREEKSELTGTI